The following are from one region of the Hymenobacter sp. YIM 151858-1 genome:
- a CDS encoding M48 family metalloprotease — protein sequence MKTRFVAGYGAALLLLSNACSTNPVSGKREVSLMSEGQEVAMGKQADPQIVAQYGLYENPELQRFVQERGKQMAAVSHRPNLAYEFKVVDSPVLNAFAIPGGYVYLTRGILAHFNNEAQFAGVLGHEIGHVTARHSAQQQTKATLAQVGLLGAMIASPRFGQYAEQAQQGLGLLFLKFGRDDEREADQLGVEYSTKIGYDAHQMADFFQTLQREQEKSGGEALPDFLSTHPNPGDRFVTVNQLATEWQQKAGLTNAKVNRDSYLRMLEGMVYGEDPKQGFVENSVFYHPELRFQFPVPAGWQHQNTPQQVQMAPKDGKALLIFTLAPGQTLEAAAQQLVQQYQLQVAESKNTTVNGLPALAIVADQVAQQQQGQAAPQQQAQVSARTLLYLIRYTDKNYLMLGASSPQDFNAYFPLFSSTAQGFRQLSDPDKINRQPQRVRIKTLKLRSTLQQALRTLQVPEKRHEEMAILNGMPLNEQLNAGSLIKVVE from the coding sequence ATGAAAACCCGTTTTGTTGCCGGCTACGGCGCCGCGCTGCTCTTGTTATCCAATGCCTGCTCCACCAACCCCGTCAGCGGCAAACGCGAGGTAAGCCTGATGTCGGAAGGGCAGGAGGTGGCCATGGGCAAGCAGGCCGATCCGCAGATTGTGGCGCAATACGGCCTGTACGAAAACCCCGAGCTGCAGCGCTTTGTGCAGGAGCGGGGCAAGCAAATGGCGGCCGTGTCGCATCGGCCCAACCTGGCGTACGAGTTTAAGGTGGTCGATTCGCCGGTGCTCAACGCCTTTGCCATACCCGGCGGCTACGTGTACCTCACGCGTGGTATTCTGGCGCACTTCAACAACGAGGCGCAGTTTGCCGGCGTGCTCGGCCACGAAATCGGCCACGTAACGGCCCGGCACTCGGCCCAGCAGCAAACCAAGGCCACGCTGGCGCAGGTAGGCTTGCTGGGTGCCATGATTGCCTCGCCGCGCTTTGGCCAGTACGCCGAGCAGGCGCAGCAGGGGTTGGGGCTGTTGTTTCTGAAGTTTGGCCGCGACGACGAGCGCGAGGCCGACCAGCTGGGCGTGGAGTACTCCACCAAAATCGGCTACGACGCCCACCAGATGGCCGATTTTTTCCAGACCCTGCAGCGCGAGCAGGAGAAAAGCGGGGGCGAAGCCCTGCCCGATTTCCTCTCGACGCACCCCAACCCCGGCGACCGTTTCGTGACGGTAAACCAGCTGGCTACCGAGTGGCAGCAGAAGGCCGGCCTCACCAATGCCAAAGTCAACCGCGACTCCTACCTGCGCATGCTCGAGGGCATGGTGTACGGCGAAGACCCCAAGCAAGGCTTCGTGGAGAACAGCGTGTTTTACCACCCCGAGCTGCGTTTTCAGTTTCCGGTGCCCGCCGGCTGGCAGCACCAAAACACCCCGCAGCAGGTGCAAATGGCGCCCAAAGACGGCAAAGCCCTGCTGATTTTTACGCTGGCCCCCGGCCAAACCCTGGAGGCCGCCGCGCAGCAGCTGGTGCAGCAGTACCAGCTGCAGGTAGCCGAATCGAAGAACACCACCGTAAACGGCCTGCCCGCGCTGGCCATCGTGGCCGACCAGGTAGCCCAGCAGCAACAAGGCCAGGCCGCACCGCAGCAGCAGGCACAGGTATCGGCTCGCACGCTGCTCTACCTTATTCGCTACACCGATAAAAACTACCTGATGCTGGGCGCCAGCAGCCCGCAGGATTTCAACGCCTACTTCCCGCTGTTCAGCAGCACCGCCCAGGGCTTCCGGCAGCTCTCCGACCCCGACAAAATCAACCGCCAGCCCCAGCGCGTGCGCATCAAAACCCTGAAGCTGCGCAGCACCCTGCAGCAAGCCCTGCGCACCCTGCAAGTACCCGAAAAGCGCCACGAAGAAATGGCCATCCTCAACGGCATGCCCCTCAACGAGCAGCTCAACGCCGGCTCGCTGATTAAGGTAGTTGAGTAA
- a CDS encoding carboxypeptidase-like regulatory domain-containing protein yields MDQRATLLLCIGLLLAPLFGQAQTTATPAAPPVLPCDTLLGRVTNLYDEPLTGATVMFVGTTNAFSTNSEGRFILASRTGIPRGALLQVSAAGYTSVELPLTNCNPLDVSLELLPGTRLRADGRIKKTTKTGKVH; encoded by the coding sequence ATGGATCAACGTGCTACGCTGCTGCTCTGCATCGGGCTGTTGCTTGCTCCGCTTTTCGGCCAGGCCCAAACCACCGCCACCCCCGCCGCCCCGCCGGTGCTGCCTTGCGACACCCTGCTCGGCCGCGTTACCAACCTCTACGACGAGCCCCTTACCGGTGCCACCGTAATGTTTGTGGGCACCACCAACGCCTTCAGCACCAACTCGGAGGGTCGGTTTATTCTGGCTTCGCGAACGGGGATTCCGCGCGGCGCACTGCTGCAGGTAAGCGCCGCCGGCTACACCAGTGTGGAGCTGCCGCTTACCAACTGCAACCCGCTGGATGTATCGTTGGAGCTGCTGCCCGGCACGCGCCTGCGCGCCGATGGGCGCATCAAGAAAACCACCAAAACCGGTAAGGTGCATTAG
- a CDS encoding DUF808 domain-containing protein — translation MPSGLFALLDDISALVKASAASLDDVPTQVAKTTGKVSGIVIDDTAVTPKYVVGLDPSRELSIIFQIAKKSLFNKLLILTPAALLLGYFAPWAITPILMLGGAFLCFEGYEKVHSMFSKHHEVNPETEAVETISPEELEKERVTGAVRTDIILSAEIMAIAYSQVTDQPIVNQIAVMLAVAVFITVAVYGFVGLIVKADDFGVHLAQDKYHPGTQKFGRGIVKFMPHFLKILSYVGTAAMLWVGAEIIAHGIPFTAHLLHDLEHALAHVPAVAWFAKALACGIGGLILGFFIEKVVGLVKKALPSKQAAA, via the coding sequence ATGCCCTCAGGACTTTTTGCTTTACTGGATGACATCTCGGCTTTGGTAAAAGCCAGTGCCGCCAGCCTCGACGACGTGCCGACCCAAGTGGCCAAAACCACCGGCAAGGTGTCGGGCATCGTGATTGACGACACGGCCGTTACGCCCAAATACGTGGTCGGGCTCGACCCCTCGCGCGAGCTGTCCATCATCTTCCAGATTGCCAAAAAATCCCTGTTCAACAAGCTGCTGATCCTTACTCCGGCGGCCTTGCTGCTGGGGTACTTCGCGCCCTGGGCCATTACGCCCATCCTGATGCTGGGCGGGGCCTTTTTGTGCTTCGAGGGCTACGAAAAGGTGCACTCCATGTTCAGCAAGCACCACGAGGTAAACCCCGAAACCGAAGCGGTGGAAACCATCAGCCCGGAGGAGCTGGAAAAAGAGCGCGTTACCGGAGCCGTGCGCACCGATATCATCCTGTCGGCCGAAATCATGGCCATTGCCTACAGCCAGGTAACCGATCAGCCCATCGTCAACCAGATTGCGGTAATGCTGGCCGTGGCCGTGTTCATCACCGTGGCCGTGTACGGGTTTGTGGGCCTGATTGTGAAGGCCGACGATTTTGGGGTGCACCTGGCGCAGGACAAATACCACCCCGGCACCCAAAAATTCGGGCGTGGCATCGTAAAATTCATGCCCCACTTCCTCAAGATTCTGAGCTACGTGGGCACGGCGGCTATGCTGTGGGTGGGCGCCGAAATCATTGCGCACGGCATTCCGTTTACCGCCCACTTGCTCCACGATTTGGAACACGCCCTGGCCCATGTACCGGCCGTGGCCTGGTTTGCCAAGGCCCTGGCCTGCGGCATCGGCGGGCTTATCCTGGGTTTCTTTATCGAGAAGGTTGTGGGGCTGGTGAAGAAAGCTTTGCCCAGCAAGCAAGCCGCCGCTTAG
- a CDS encoding HNH endonuclease, translating into MDCSYLHRFTHLRVARSRQHGEAPYKPALLLAVLDGIEDGSIQDNRVYITPELLAAFRSICRDLSTSALFRANDFSLPFYHLSGDGFWHLRTLPGLEVLLTASRSVKSFRNLRDTVEYAYLDAELWALLQQPAAREELRQALLLRYFPQTRFRYQPCVGTAAVQAIRKQMLEEPAAQYRTRVAATDELDAAVRSGLFKRVVLDAYDYTCAISGLKLITTQGAAPNPLLDACHIVPWALSHDDTLPNGLALTPTLHRAFDRKLLWVDDDYRVRLTRGFDELAGEAHGIRQFEGRALRLPAQQEWWPSLVNLRQQRGGCRHAAAGTPSNT; encoded by the coding sequence GTGGACTGTTCCTACCTCCACCGCTTCACGCACCTGCGCGTGGCGCGCAGCCGCCAGCACGGCGAGGCCCCGTACAAGCCCGCCCTGCTGCTGGCCGTGCTCGACGGCATCGAAGACGGCAGCATCCAGGACAACCGCGTCTACATCACTCCGGAGCTGTTAGCTGCTTTTCGCAGTATCTGCCGCGACCTGAGCACCTCCGCCCTGTTTCGGGCCAACGATTTTTCCTTGCCTTTCTACCACCTCTCGGGCGACGGGTTCTGGCACCTGCGCACCCTGCCGGGGCTGGAAGTGCTGCTGACGGCTTCGCGCTCGGTGAAGAGCTTCCGCAACCTGCGCGACACCGTGGAGTATGCCTACCTGGATGCGGAGCTGTGGGCGCTGCTGCAGCAGCCCGCCGCGCGCGAAGAGCTACGGCAAGCCCTGCTGCTGCGCTATTTTCCGCAAACGCGCTTCCGCTATCAGCCTTGTGTGGGAACTGCTGCGGTGCAGGCCATCCGGAAGCAGATGCTGGAAGAGCCAGCGGCCCAGTACCGCACCCGCGTAGCTGCCACCGACGAGCTGGATGCGGCCGTACGCAGCGGTCTTTTTAAGCGTGTGGTGCTCGATGCCTACGATTATACCTGCGCCATCAGCGGGCTGAAGCTGATTACCACGCAGGGTGCTGCGCCCAACCCGCTGCTCGATGCGTGCCACATTGTGCCCTGGGCCCTCAGCCACGATGATACCCTGCCCAACGGCTTGGCGCTAACGCCTACCCTCCACCGCGCCTTCGACCGAAAACTGCTGTGGGTAGACGACGATTACCGCGTACGCCTGACTCGCGGTTTTGACGAGCTGGCCGGCGAGGCGCACGGCATCCGGCAATTCGAGGGGCGCGCATTGCGCTTGCCTGCGCAACAAGAATGGTGGCCGAGCCTGGTGAACCTGCGGCAGCAGCGGGGCGGCTGCCGGCATGCCGCTGCCGGCACACCCAGCAACACCTAG
- a CDS encoding acetate/propionate family kinase has product MNIFVVNSGSSSIKYQLFRLPAEQPLCSGLVERIGLAEPRITHKVYSGGEEQVIRQSPESLPDHRAGLQAVLQLLTDAALGVIRDPNEIEAVGHRVVHGGEAFAATTVITPEVKAEIKRLFSLAPLHNPANYLGIEVAEQIFPQARQVAVFDTAFHQTLPEPAFRYALPEALYHEHGIRVYGFHGTSHKYVAAQAAAHLGNPDARLITIHLGNGCSMAAVRGGRSLDTTMGFGPLAGLVMGTRSGDLDPSIVFHLIEHLGYSPAEVSNLLNKQSGMLGLTGLSDMRDIGRALDDGDERARLAYELYAYRIKKYIGAYAAVLGGLDALVFTAGVGENDPLTRRLACQGLEFLGVRIDEQQNQLRTGQLREINEAGAAVKVLVVPTNEELEIAQQCYQLLAVSY; this is encoded by the coding sequence ATGAACATCTTCGTCGTCAACTCCGGCAGCTCGTCCATTAAGTACCAACTGTTTCGCTTGCCGGCCGAGCAGCCCTTGTGCAGCGGGTTGGTAGAGCGCATTGGCTTGGCCGAGCCGCGCATTACGCACAAGGTGTACAGCGGCGGCGAGGAGCAGGTTATCCGGCAAAGCCCCGAAAGCCTGCCCGACCACCGCGCCGGCCTGCAGGCCGTGCTGCAACTGCTTACCGATGCGGCCCTAGGTGTAATTCGCGACCCGAACGAAATTGAGGCCGTGGGGCACCGCGTGGTGCACGGCGGCGAGGCGTTTGCCGCCACCACCGTGATTACCCCGGAGGTGAAGGCCGAAATCAAGCGGCTGTTTTCGCTGGCACCGCTGCACAACCCCGCCAACTACCTGGGCATTGAGGTGGCCGAGCAAATCTTTCCGCAGGCCCGGCAGGTGGCCGTGTTCGATACCGCGTTTCACCAGACGCTGCCCGAGCCGGCGTTTCGCTACGCGCTGCCCGAGGCGCTGTACCACGAGCACGGCATTCGGGTGTACGGCTTTCATGGCACCAGCCACAAGTACGTGGCCGCGCAAGCCGCTGCCCACCTAGGCAACCCCGATGCCCGGCTGATTACCATTCACCTGGGCAACGGCTGCAGCATGGCCGCCGTGCGCGGGGGCCGCTCGCTCGATACCACCATGGGCTTTGGCCCGTTGGCGGGCCTGGTGATGGGCACCCGCTCCGGCGACCTGGACCCCTCCATTGTCTTTCACCTCATCGAGCACCTAGGGTACTCGCCCGCCGAGGTGAGCAACCTGCTCAACAAACAAAGCGGCATGCTGGGCCTCACGGGCCTGAGCGACATGCGCGACATCGGCCGCGCCCTCGACGACGGCGACGAGCGCGCCCGCCTCGCCTACGAGCTCTACGCCTACCGCATCAAGAAATACATCGGGGCCTACGCCGCCGTGCTGGGCGGGCTCGATGCGCTGGTTTTCACGGCCGGCGTGGGCGAAAACGACCCGCTTACGCGCCGCCTGGCCTGCCAGGGGCTGGAGTTCCTGGGTGTGCGGATTGACGAGCAGCAGAACCAGCTGCGCACCGGCCAGCTGCGCGAAATCAACGAGGCTGGTGCGGCGGTGAAAGTGCTGGTAGTGCCCACCAACGAAGAGCTGGAAATAGCCCAACAGTGTTATCAGCTGTTAGCGGTCAGCTATTAG
- a CDS encoding carboxypeptidase-like regulatory domain-containing protein yields the protein MSRLLPFACVAALLTLPLAATAQHAPAGPQASAEIIAAKEAPTASAASNRLDCGKVQGQVLNSYGQPLIGATVMLAGSKRPYITDGEGRYQIAEPVYRGQQLRIEAAGYIGRYYELHTCEGPVVGLELAEGTKVKRSGKRAGQIVRSGQAYRQ from the coding sequence ATGAGCCGACTACTACCTTTTGCCTGTGTTGCTGCCCTGCTGACGCTGCCCCTCGCCGCCACTGCCCAACATGCTCCGGCAGGCCCACAGGCTTCGGCCGAAATCATTGCTGCCAAGGAAGCTCCCACGGCATCGGCTGCCAGCAACCGCCTCGATTGCGGCAAGGTGCAGGGGCAGGTACTCAACTCCTACGGCCAGCCGCTAATCGGCGCCACCGTAATGCTGGCCGGCAGCAAACGCCCCTACATCACCGATGGCGAAGGCCGCTACCAGATAGCCGAACCCGTGTACCGCGGCCAGCAGCTGCGCATTGAGGCCGCCGGCTACATCGGCCGCTACTACGAGCTGCATACCTGCGAGGGTCCCGTAGTGGGCCTTGAGCTAGCCGAAGGCACCAAGGTGAAGCGCAGCGGCAAACGCGCCGGCCAAATCGTGCGCTCGGGCCAGGCTTACCGCCAATAA